The Pricia mediterranea genome includes a window with the following:
- the hutG gene encoding formimidoylglutamase, giving the protein MSSYRKPHPDNWTGRKSGNALYLHEKVECTAIEDTGSHPSQKTIAILGYACDEGVRRNQGRIGAAEGPDAIRKQLGKMPNHLSPEVRLIDVGSVECPDGDMEAAQNSLSEKIVDLLSARTIPIVLGGGHDIAYGHYNGIKKHLGSPASIGIINFDAHFDLRDDENGNNSGTPFYQIAQNNASEGHPLNYLCLGIRRDANDSQLFQTAEKFGVDYVESEGFNTSSWASIEKILRQFIDEMDHLYVTIDMDGFSSAYVPGVSAPSPMGFSPDIVLKCLKTFIESGKLISLDIAEMNPTYDIDSHTAKLAASLTHYALHSMTGK; this is encoded by the coding sequence ATGAGCTCTTACCGCAAACCACATCCTGACAATTGGACCGGCCGAAAATCCGGCAACGCCCTGTACCTGCACGAAAAAGTAGAATGTACTGCCATTGAAGATACGGGGTCGCATCCATCCCAAAAAACAATCGCCATTTTGGGATATGCCTGCGACGAAGGGGTCAGAAGAAACCAAGGCAGGATCGGGGCGGCCGAAGGTCCCGATGCCATCAGAAAACAACTGGGGAAAATGCCGAACCATTTATCCCCCGAAGTCAGGCTCATCGATGTCGGCAGCGTCGAATGTCCCGATGGGGACATGGAAGCTGCCCAAAACAGCCTGTCCGAAAAAATAGTAGATCTTTTAAGTGCTAGAACAATTCCCATCGTACTCGGAGGGGGACATGATATCGCCTACGGGCACTACAATGGCATCAAAAAACATTTGGGCAGCCCTGCATCCATCGGAATTATCAATTTCGACGCCCATTTCGATCTTAGAGATGACGAAAATGGCAACAATTCCGGTACCCCGTTCTATCAAATAGCCCAAAACAATGCATCCGAAGGCCATCCCCTTAACTATCTCTGTTTGGGGATACGAAGGGATGCAAACGATTCCCAACTGTTTCAAACGGCGGAGAAATTTGGCGTGGACTATGTCGAAAGCGAGGGTTTCAATACGTCGAGCTGGGCATCCATCGAAAAAATACTGCGCCAATTCATCGACGAGATGGACCATCTTTACGTCACCATCGATATGGACGGTTTTTCATCGGCTTATGTCCCCGGGGTAAGTGCCCCTTCCCCTATGGGTTTCTCTCCGGATATCGTTTTGAAATGCCTTAAAACGTTTATCGAATCAGGCAAATTGATCAGCCTCGACATCGCCGAAATGAATCCAACCTACGATATCGACAGCCACACCGCGAAATTGGCCGCTTCCTTGACGCACTATGCCTTACATAGCATGACCGGCAAATAG
- a CDS encoding NAD(P)/FAD-dependent oxidoreductase, which translates to MNLPKTDKKRIVIIGGGFGGISLAKKLKGLDVQLVVIDRHNYHTFQPLLYQVSTSGLEPDSIAYPIRKILRKIEDFHFRWAKVSRVDPEKREITTDKGIVAYDYLVMATGTRTNFFGNKTIAAHAMPMKSVPQALNIRSLMLQNFEAADDCEDKDERKALLNFCIVGAGPTGVELSGALAELKNNVFPKDYRHLDINEMEIHLFEGADQVLPPMSEQASKKATAFLHGLGVQIHLGTIVDSYDGETVAINDGTSMRCKNFIWAAGVTGAKLDGFTADKWVEKSNRFKVNPYNQVEGFTNVFAIGDVAYMETEEYPNGHPQVAQPAIQQGELLARNLERLLNGKQMEAFEYNDKGTMATVGRNKAVVDLHQLKFAGFFAWFVWMFVHLMALVGFRNRMVVFFNWVYNYINYDKAARLIVRPFRPKP; encoded by the coding sequence ATGAACCTCCCCAAGACAGATAAAAAACGGATTGTTATCATCGGTGGTGGATTCGGCGGTATATCCTTGGCCAAAAAGCTCAAAGGACTTGACGTTCAGCTCGTAGTCATTGACCGACATAATTACCACACTTTTCAACCCCTGCTGTATCAAGTGTCTACAAGCGGACTCGAACCTGACTCCATTGCCTACCCCATTCGAAAAATCCTGAGAAAAATCGAGGATTTCCATTTTCGCTGGGCAAAGGTTTCCCGTGTTGATCCTGAAAAGCGGGAAATCACTACCGATAAGGGAATAGTGGCGTATGATTATCTGGTCATGGCGACCGGCACCCGGACCAATTTTTTTGGCAACAAGACCATCGCCGCGCATGCCATGCCCATGAAAAGTGTACCGCAGGCCCTGAATATTAGGAGCCTAATGTTACAAAATTTCGAGGCGGCCGACGACTGTGAGGACAAAGATGAACGCAAGGCCCTGCTCAATTTTTGTATCGTAGGTGCCGGACCCACGGGAGTAGAACTTTCGGGTGCTCTGGCCGAACTTAAGAACAATGTTTTTCCAAAGGACTACCGGCATCTTGACATCAATGAGATGGAAATACATCTGTTCGAAGGGGCCGATCAGGTGTTGCCCCCGATGAGCGAACAAGCCTCGAAGAAGGCCACGGCTTTCTTACATGGATTGGGCGTCCAAATTCATTTGGGAACTATTGTGGACAGTTACGATGGGGAGACTGTTGCGATCAATGACGGTACAAGCATGCGCTGTAAGAATTTTATATGGGCGGCGGGGGTCACGGGGGCGAAACTCGACGGTTTTACTGCGGATAAATGGGTCGAAAAATCGAATAGGTTCAAGGTCAACCCGTACAACCAGGTGGAGGGATTTACAAATGTTTTCGCAATCGGCGATGTCGCCTACATGGAAACAGAAGAGTATCCAAACGGGCATCCTCAAGTGGCCCAGCCAGCCATTCAGCAGGGCGAGTTACTGGCCCGCAATCTCGAGCGGTTATTGAATGGAAAACAGATGGAAGCATTTGAGTACAATGACAAAGGTACTATGGCGACCGTGGGAAGGAACAAGGCGGTCGTTGACCTGCACCAACTTAAATTTGCGGGTTTCTTCGCTTGGTTCGTCTGGATGTTCGTCCACCTAATGGCCCTCGTCGGCTTTAGAAATAGGATGGTCGTCTTTTTCAATTGGGTGTATAATTACATCAACTACGACAAGGCCGCACGTTTGATAGTACGGCCTTTTCGCCCTAAACCTTAG
- a CDS encoding urocanate hydratase translates to MTAQASHFNKQILEGIPNELPPKRQPDPDVALAPKRKDILASEEKKLAIRNALRYFPKAWHAELAQEFAEELKSRGRIYMYRFKPGYKMYARPIHEYPAKCPHTAAIMLMIQNNLDPVVAQHPEELITYGGNGAVFQNWAQYLLTMQYLATMTDEQTLQVHSGHPMGLFPSSKQAPRVVVTNGMMIPNRSQPDDWEKYNALGVTQYGQMTAGSYMYIGPQGIVHGTTITVMNAFRKVLQEEKSVAGKIFLTSGLGGMSGAQPKAGNIAGCITVCAEVNPAAAKKRHEQGWVDELIDNLDALVERVRTATENKENIALAFIGNVVEVWERFDTEDIFVHLGSDQTSLHNPWAGGYYPVGLSYEESNSLMSENSDLFRKKVRESLRRQVAVINRHSKKGTYFFDYGNAFLLEASRAGAEVYRNAQGEPVASSDSTEENTQAGEWAYPSYVQDILGPMCFDYGFGPFRWVCTSGKPEDLQKSDAIALDILKEIKANAPGEIQQQMQDNIKWISGAEENRLVVGSQARILYADAEGRIKIAEAFNEAIRSGEISAPIVLGRDHHDVSGTDSPFRETSNIYDGSKFTADMAIHNVIGDSFRGATWVSIHNGGGVGWGEVINGGFGMLLDGTDEASKKLAAMLFYDVNNGIARRSWARNNEALFAIKREMKRSPDLKITLPNSVEDGILEKLFE, encoded by the coding sequence ATGACCGCACAAGCATCCCATTTTAATAAACAGATACTAGAGGGCATCCCCAATGAACTTCCCCCGAAAAGGCAACCCGACCCGGATGTCGCCCTTGCTCCAAAACGCAAGGACATCCTCGCGTCCGAAGAAAAGAAACTGGCCATCCGCAACGCCTTACGCTATTTCCCTAAGGCCTGGCATGCCGAACTGGCCCAAGAATTCGCCGAGGAACTGAAATCCCGTGGCCGTATCTATATGTATCGGTTCAAGCCGGGGTATAAAATGTACGCCAGGCCGATTCACGAATATCCGGCAAAATGCCCACATACGGCCGCCATAATGCTAATGATACAGAACAACCTGGACCCCGTCGTGGCACAGCATCCCGAAGAATTGATTACGTACGGGGGCAATGGGGCCGTGTTCCAAAATTGGGCGCAATACCTCTTGACCATGCAGTATCTGGCCACCATGACCGATGAACAGACCTTGCAGGTGCATTCCGGGCATCCGATGGGCCTCTTCCCTTCCTCGAAGCAGGCGCCTAGGGTCGTGGTCACCAACGGGATGATGATCCCCAACCGTTCCCAACCCGACGACTGGGAAAAATACAACGCCCTTGGCGTGACCCAATACGGACAAATGACCGCCGGATCCTACATGTACATCGGACCCCAGGGCATCGTACACGGTACTACGATTACGGTGATGAACGCCTTTCGAAAAGTCTTGCAAGAAGAGAAATCCGTGGCCGGAAAAATATTTCTGACCTCCGGCTTGGGCGGGATGAGCGGGGCACAGCCCAAAGCGGGCAATATCGCGGGCTGTATCACCGTGTGCGCCGAGGTGAATCCCGCCGCGGCGAAAAAACGGCACGAACAGGGTTGGGTCGACGAGCTTATCGATAATCTGGATGCGTTGGTCGAAAGGGTCCGAACGGCCACCGAAAACAAAGAAAATATTGCCCTGGCCTTTATCGGGAACGTAGTCGAGGTCTGGGAACGCTTCGATACCGAAGATATCTTCGTCCATCTCGGATCGGACCAAACTTCCCTACACAACCCGTGGGCGGGGGGATATTATCCAGTGGGATTGAGTTATGAGGAATCTAACTCCTTGATGAGCGAAAATTCCGACCTGTTCAGGAAAAAGGTCCGCGAATCACTGCGAAGACAGGTCGCGGTCATCAACAGGCACTCGAAAAAGGGAACGTATTTTTTTGACTACGGCAACGCTTTTCTGCTGGAAGCCTCTCGAGCGGGAGCCGAGGTGTATCGGAACGCGCAAGGAGAGCCGGTTGCTTCGTCCGATAGCACGGAAGAAAACACGCAGGCCGGGGAATGGGCCTACCCTTCATACGTACAGGATATTCTCGGCCCCATGTGCTTCGATTACGGGTTCGGTCCCTTCCGCTGGGTCTGCACCTCCGGAAAACCGGAAGACCTGCAAAAGTCCGACGCTATCGCCCTTGACATCCTAAAGGAAATCAAGGCCAACGCCCCCGGGGAAATCCAACAGCAGATGCAGGACAATATCAAGTGGATTTCAGGGGCGGAAGAGAACCGCTTGGTCGTGGGCTCACAGGCCCGGATCCTCTATGCAGACGCGGAGGGACGGATAAAAATAGCGGAAGCCTTTAACGAGGCCATCCGATCGGGCGAGATTTCGGCGCCCATTGTCTTAGGCCGCGACCACCACGATGTCAGCGGGACGGACTCTCCCTTTCGGGAGACGAGCAATATTTACGACGGGAGCAAATTCACGGCCGATATGGCCATCCACAACGTTATCGGCGACAGTTTCCGGGGGGCTACCTGGGTCTCCATCCACAATGGCGGCGGCGTAGGCTGGGGCGAGGTCATCAACGGTGGCTTCGGAATGCTGCTCGACGGTACTGACGAGGCATCTAAAAAACTGGCAGCTATGCTGTTTTACGATGTCAACAACGGCATCGCCAGAAGAAGCTGGGCGCGCAATAACGAAGCGTTATTTGCTATCAAAAGGGAAATGAAACGCAGCCCGGATCTTAAAATCACGCTGCCGAATTCGGTGGAAGATGGGATATTGGAGAAATTGTTCGAGTAA
- a CDS encoding Gfo/Idh/MocA family protein: MDKSSRRFFLKKATLGSAALSSAPMVFASPYKEKILLTRAYENAHYAVNDQINLALIGCGIQGIYDTQSALRVDGVKLVAVCDLYTGRLDRSKELWGDAFFTTRDYREILGRSEIDAVIIATPDHWHKQIAVNALKAGKHVYCEKPMVQRYDEGQAIIDAQKASGKLCQIGSQSMSSLGNEKAKQLYEEGAIGDIVMLDFYNDRYSAEGAWQYPIPPDANPQTVDFDTFLGTAPKVPYENKRFFRWRNYKDYGTGVAGDLFVHAFSTLNYIVSSYGPNRAQATGGLRFWKDGRDVPDVSITLYDYPKTDTHAAFNAAFRINFIAGSGGGSGFKLVGTEGEMEIGQNAVTLRRSKLDLVPDGYSMIAYTKATQEKIREEYAAKNLESRASSLSTGETTWQAPNDYKGAHYDHFHKFFQAIREQDTIIEDPTFGLRAAGAALLANESYYGEKPVNWDPKAMRLI; this comes from the coding sequence ATGGACAAGTCTTCAAGGAGATTTTTCCTTAAAAAAGCCACCTTGGGTTCTGCCGCGCTGAGCTCGGCACCCATGGTTTTTGCCTCTCCTTACAAAGAAAAAATACTGCTCACAAGAGCCTATGAAAACGCTCACTATGCCGTGAACGACCAAATCAATCTCGCCCTGATCGGCTGTGGCATTCAAGGTATTTACGATACGCAGTCCGCACTACGGGTCGACGGAGTGAAGCTGGTCGCCGTCTGTGACCTCTACACCGGCCGATTGGATCGAAGTAAGGAGCTTTGGGGCGATGCTTTTTTCACGACCCGGGACTATCGTGAGATTTTAGGCCGTAGCGAAATCGATGCCGTTATCATTGCGACTCCCGACCATTGGCACAAACAGATTGCCGTCAATGCGTTGAAGGCCGGTAAACATGTGTATTGCGAAAAACCGATGGTGCAACGCTACGACGAAGGCCAAGCGATCATAGATGCCCAAAAGGCGTCAGGAAAACTTTGCCAGATCGGGAGTCAAAGCATGTCGTCCCTGGGCAATGAGAAGGCAAAACAGCTCTATGAAGAGGGGGCCATCGGAGATATCGTCATGTTGGATTTTTACAACGACCGCTATTCCGCCGAAGGAGCGTGGCAATATCCGATTCCTCCTGATGCCAACCCACAGACGGTAGATTTTGACACGTTTTTGGGTACGGCACCGAAAGTGCCCTACGAGAACAAGCGATTTTTCAGATGGCGCAATTATAAGGATTACGGAACGGGGGTCGCGGGAGACCTTTTTGTACACGCCTTTTCGACGCTCAACTACATTGTCAGCTCGTACGGACCTAATCGGGCACAGGCCACTGGGGGACTACGCTTCTGGAAAGACGGCCGCGACGTTCCCGATGTAAGTATAACGCTATACGACTACCCGAAGACCGATACCCATGCGGCGTTCAACGCGGCTTTCCGAATCAATTTTATCGCCGGAAGTGGTGGCGGTAGCGGTTTCAAACTGGTCGGAACCGAAGGCGAAATGGAAATCGGACAGAACGCCGTTACGCTAAGACGCTCCAAGCTGGATTTGGTGCCCGACGGGTATTCGATGATTGCCTATACCAAGGCCACCCAAGAAAAAATCAGGGAAGAATATGCCGCCAAGAACCTCGAGTCCCGGGCGTCCTCTCTTTCAACGGGCGAAACGACCTGGCAGGCGCCCAACGATTACAAAGGGGCACATTACGATCACTTCCATAAGTTCTTTCAGGCGATACGTGAACAGGATACTATCATCGAAGACCCTACATTCGGACTCCGTGCCGCCGGGGCGGCCCTTTTGGCCAATGAAAGTTATTACGGTGAAAAGCCCGTAAACTGGGATCCCAAGGCCATGAGGCTGATATAA